From one Geoalkalibacter halelectricus genomic stretch:
- a CDS encoding energy-coupling factor ABC transporter ATP-binding protein, with product MPLLKIENLHFTYEDGTPALNGIDLEIEAGEFLAVLGSNGSGKTTLIKHLNGLLRPTLGRVLFDDKAIESVSEREVFSRIGIVFQDPNDQLFASTVEEDVAFGPTNMGLAPQQIKERVHEALHRVGMEEYARKSIHALSHGQKKRICIAGILAMTPQVIVLDEPTAGLDPMGVHSLMHLLEDLNKKQGVTMIMATHVVDLVPLFMSKIAILSKGRVLRFGTPGQVFGDPEAIEKAKLHLPLIAELMNILKTRDHVKLHHIPLTVGEARREILRLLSVQDVIARV from the coding sequence ATGCCCCTGCTCAAGATCGAAAACCTGCATTTCACCTATGAGGACGGCACCCCGGCCCTCAACGGCATCGACCTGGAGATCGAGGCAGGCGAGTTTCTGGCCGTGCTCGGTTCCAACGGCAGCGGCAAAACCACCCTGATCAAGCATCTCAACGGCCTGCTGCGTCCCACCCTGGGGCGGGTGCTGTTCGACGACAAGGCCATCGAAAGCGTCTCCGAGCGCGAAGTGTTCAGCCGCATCGGCATCGTTTTTCAGGATCCCAACGATCAGCTGTTCGCCTCCACCGTAGAGGAGGACGTCGCCTTCGGTCCCACCAACATGGGCCTGGCGCCGCAGCAGATCAAGGAGCGCGTGCATGAAGCCCTGCATCGGGTGGGCATGGAGGAATACGCGCGCAAATCCATTCACGCCCTCTCCCACGGCCAGAAAAAACGCATCTGCATCGCCGGCATCCTGGCCATGACGCCGCAGGTCATCGTTCTCGACGAACCGACGGCGGGCCTCGATCCCATGGGCGTGCACTCCCTCATGCACCTGCTCGAAGACCTCAACAAGAAACAGGGCGTGACCATGATCATGGCCACCCACGTGGTTGATCTGGTGCCTCTGTTCATGAGCAAGATCGCCATCCTCAGCAAGGGCCGGGTGCTGCGCTTCGGCACTCCGGGGCAGGTGTTCGGCGACCCCGAGGCCATCGAGAAAGCCAAGCTGCACCTGCCGCTCATCGCCGAGTTGATGAACATCCTCAAGACGCGCGACCACGTCAAGCTGCACCACATTCCCCTGACCGTCGGCGAGGCGCGCCGCGAGATTCTGCGGCTGCTTTCGGTGCAGGA
- the cbiQ gene encoding cobalt ECF transporter T component CbiQ produces the protein MSGAHHFIDAQGDSRRLLVALDGRIKLVLLVAALIVNLTAGGLRAPLLLFFTASCLVAAAGVPMRAFARRMAVPALIALVALVTQLFWVQQGTELLRLPLLGWEWSLTSGALLRGLELAVRILGGMGVLLFFALTTPLPELLRAARFFRCPPVLVELAMIMYRYIFLLLEEGVRIRNAQKSRLGFTSLRAGVRSSGILGGMLILRTFDRAERNFAAMLCRGYQGALTGVTLRPVPKRDWLALTLGLLLLLAIFALR, from the coding sequence GCCGCATCAAGCTGGTGTTGCTGGTCGCGGCCCTGATCGTCAACCTCACCGCGGGCGGGCTACGCGCACCGCTGCTGCTGTTTTTCACGGCCTCATGCCTGGTGGCGGCAGCCGGAGTCCCAATGCGCGCTTTCGCCCGGCGCATGGCGGTGCCGGCCCTCATCGCCCTGGTGGCCCTGGTGACCCAACTGTTCTGGGTGCAGCAGGGAACGGAGCTGCTGCGGCTGCCCCTTCTCGGCTGGGAATGGAGCCTGACCAGCGGCGCTCTGCTGCGCGGCCTGGAGTTGGCCGTGCGCATCCTCGGCGGCATGGGCGTGCTGCTGTTTTTCGCTCTGACCACCCCGCTGCCCGAACTGCTGCGCGCCGCGCGTTTTTTCCGCTGCCCACCGGTGCTGGTGGAACTGGCCATGATCATGTATCGTTATATCTTTCTTTTGTTGGAGGAAGGCGTGCGCATCCGCAACGCGCAGAAAAGCCGCCTGGGCTTCACCAGCCTGCGCGCCGGCGTGCGTTCTTCCGGAATTTTGGGCGGCATGCTGATCCTGCGCACCTTCGATCGCGCCGAGCGCAATTTCGCCGCCATGCTGTGCCGCGGCTACCAGGGCGCCCTGACCGGCGTCACCCTGCGCCCCGTCCCAAAGCGCGACTGGCTCGCCCTGACCCTCGGCCTTTTGTTGCTACTGGCGATTTTCGCCCTCCGCTGA